A part of Escherichia marmotae genomic DNA contains:
- a CDS encoding ASCH domain-containing protein: MGKVDELKMKYPDANAWQMGDSPELANELAALIEKGIKTASCGSYASYQKEEFAPRIGSYNIILDGQDVPVCVTRLVSMQLVCFCDVTAELARKEGEGDLSLEYWQREHQRFFTQEGHFSEDMELIMEEFEVVEVL, from the coding sequence ATGGGTAAGGTTGATGAACTAAAGATGAAATATCCGGACGCGAATGCCTGGCAAATGGGCGACAGCCCTGAACTGGCTAACGAGCTTGCAGCACTTATAGAAAAAGGGATTAAAACGGCCTCCTGTGGCTCTTATGCCTCTTATCAGAAGGAAGAATTTGCCCCAAGGATTGGGAGCTATAACATCATCCTTGACGGCCAGGATGTACCGGTATGCGTGACCAGGCTGGTGTCGATGCAACTGGTGTGTTTTTGTGATGTTACTGCCGAGTTAGCTCGCAAGGAAGGTGAAGGCGATTTGAGCCTTGAATATTGGCAGAGAGAGCATCAACGATTTTTCACCCAGGAAGGTCATTTTTCTGAAGATATGGAGTTGATTATGGAAGAGTTTGAAGTTGTTGAGGTTCTGTAA
- the tnpA gene encoding IS66-like element accessory protein TnpA, with product MSEQELDACLYGQFSTVPVVRPESTVISEAPVVKKRPRRPNFPYEFKIALVEQSLQPGACVAQIARENGINDNLLFNWRHQYRKGGLLPSGKNMPALLPVTLTPEPDNKIPAPAQEPEQINTPSDSLCCELVLPAGTLRLKGKLTPALLQTLIREIKGSSH from the coding sequence ATGTCGGAGCAGGAACTTGATGCCTGCCTTTACGGACAATTTTCCACGGTACCAGTCGTACGTCCTGAAAGCACCGTTATATCCGAAGCCCCCGTGGTAAAAAAACGTCCCCGGCGGCCCAACTTCCCTTATGAGTTTAAAATCGCCTTAGTGGAGCAGTCACTGCAGCCCGGAGCCTGTGTGGCGCAGATCGCCCGGGAAAACGGAATCAACGATAACCTGCTCTTCAACTGGCGCCATCAATACCGGAAAGGTGGCCTGCTGCCTTCCGGAAAAAATATGCCGGCACTGCTTCCCGTGACGTTAACGCCGGAGCCGGATAATAAAATCCCGGCCCCCGCACAGGAACCAGAGCAGATAAATACACCGTCCGACAGTCTGTGTTGTGAGCTGGTTCTGCCGGCCGGAACTCTCAGGCTTAAAGGTAAACTGACGCCGGCGTTATTACAGACACTTATCCGCGAAATAAAAGGGAGCAGCCACTGA
- a CDS encoding DUF1317 family protein, whose protein sequence is MKHTHDNIRVGAITFVKPIVIMIIEVKNGAK, encoded by the coding sequence ATGAAGCATACTCACGATAATATCCGCGTAGGCGCGATCACTTTCGTCAAACCGATCGTTATCATGATAATTGAGGTAAAGAATGGCGCAAAGTAG
- a CDS encoding IS66-like element ISCro1 family transposase: protein MDTSLAHENARLRALLQTQQDTIRQMAEYNRLLSQRVAAYASEINRLKALVAKLQRMQFGKSSEKLRAKTERQIQEAQERISALQEEMAETLGEQYDPVLPSALRQSSARKPLPASLPRETRVIRPEEECCPACGGELSSLGCDVSEQLELISSAFKVIETQRPKLACCRCDHIVQAPVPSKPIARSYAGAGLLAHVVTGKYADHLPLYRQSEIYRRQGVELSRATLGRWTGAVAELLEPLYDVLRQYVLMPGKVHADDIPVPVQEPGSGKTRTARLWVYVRDDRNAGSQMPPAVWFAYSPDRKGIHPQNHLAGYSGVLQADAYGGYRVLYESGRITEAACMAHARRKIHDVHARAPTDITTEALQRIGELYAIEAEVRGCSAEQRLAARKARAAPLMQSLYDWIQQQMKTLSRHSDTAKAFAYLLKQWDALNVYCSNGWVEIDNNIAENALRGVAVGRKNWMFAGSDSGGEHAAVLYSLIGTCRLNNVEPEKWLRYVIEHIQDWPANRVRDLLPWKVDLSSQ from the coding sequence ATGGACACCTCACTTGCTCATGAGAACGCCCGCCTGCGGGCACTGTTGCAGACGCAACAGGACACCATCCGCCAGATGGCTGAATACAACCGCCTGCTCTCACAGCGGGTGGCGGCTTATGCTTCCGAAATCAACCGGCTGAAGGCGCTGGTTGCGAAACTGCAACGTATGCAGTTCGGTAAAAGCTCAGAAAAACTTCGTGCAAAAACCGAACGGCAGATACAGGAAGCTCAGGAGCGAATCAGCGCACTTCAGGAAGAAATGGCGGAAACGCTGGGTGAGCAATATGACCCGGTACTGCCATCCGCCCTGCGCCAGTCTTCAGCCCGTAAACCGTTACCGGCCTCACTTCCCCGTGAAACCCGGGTTATCCGGCCGGAAGAGGAATGCTGTCCTGCCTGTGGTGGTGAACTCAGTTCTCTGGGATGTGATGTGTCAGAGCAACTGGAGCTTATCAGCAGCGCCTTTAAGGTTATCGAAACACAACGTCCGAAACTGGCCTGTTGCCGGTGCGACCATATCGTGCAGGCACCAGTACCTTCAAAACCCATTGCACGCAGTTATGCCGGAGCGGGGCTTCTGGCCCATGTTGTCACCGGGAAATATGCAGACCATCTGCCGTTATACCGCCAGTCAGAAATATACCGTCGTCAGGGAGTGGAGCTGAGCCGTGCCACACTGGGGCGCTGGACCGGTGCCGTTGCTGAACTGCTGGAGCCGCTGTATGACGTACTGCGCCAGTATGTGCTGATGCCCGGTAAAGTCCATGCCGATGATATCCCCGTCCCGGTCCAGGAGCCGGGCAGCGGTAAAACCCGGACAGCCCGGCTGTGGGTCTACGTCCGTGATGACCGCAACGCCGGTTCACAGATGCCCCCGGCGGTCTGGTTCGCGTACAGTCCGGACCGGAAAGGTATCCATCCACAAAATCACCTGGCCGGTTACAGCGGTGTGCTTCAGGCCGATGCTTACGGTGGTTACCGGGTGTTATACGAATCCGGCAGAATAACGGAAGCCGCGTGTATGGCTCATGCCCGGAGAAAAATCCACGATGTGCATGCAAGAGCGCCCACCGACATCACCACGGAAGCCCTGCAGCGTATCGGTGAACTGTATGCTATCGAGGCAGAGGTCCGGGGCTGTTCAGCAGAACAGCGTCTGGCGGCAAGAAAAGCCAGAGCCGCGCCACTGATGCAGTCACTGTATGACTGGATACAGCAACAGATGAAAACACTGTCGCGTCACTCAGATACGGCAAAAGCGTTCGCATACCTGCTGAAACAGTGGGATGCACTGAACGTGTACTGCAGTAATGGCTGGGTGGAAATCGACAACAACATCGCAGAGAACGCCTTACGGGGAGTGGCCGTAGGCCGGAAAAACTGGATGTTCGCGGGTTCCGACAGCGGTGGTGAACATGCGGCGGTGTTGTACTCGCTGATCGGCACATGCCGTCTGAACAATGTGGAGCCAGAAAAGTGGCTGCGTTACGTCATTGAACATATCCAGGACTGGCCGGCAAACCGGGTACGCGATCTGTTGCCCTGGAAAGTTGATCTGAGCTCTCAGTAA
- a CDS encoding EmrE family multidrug efflux SMR transporter, with protein sequence MKYSDGFTRLWPSVGTIICYCASFWLLAQTLAYIPTGIAYAIWSGVGIVLISLLSWGFFGQRLDLPAIIGMILICAGVLVINLLSRSAPH encoded by the coding sequence ATGAAGTATTCAGATGGCTTTACACGGTTATGGCCCTCTGTTGGTACAATTATTTGTTACTGTGCATCATTTTGGTTATTAGCTCAAACATTGGCTTATATTCCTACAGGGATTGCTTATGCTATCTGGTCAGGAGTCGGTATAGTCCTGATTAGTTTACTTTCCTGGGGATTTTTCGGCCAACGTCTGGATCTGCCAGCCATTATAGGCATGATATTGATTTGTGCCGGAGTGTTGGTAATTAACTTGTTGTCACGAAGCGCACCACATTAA
- the tnpB gene encoding IS66 family insertion sequence element accessory protein TnpB (TnpB, as the term is used for proteins encoded by IS66 family insertion elements, is considered an accessory protein, since TnpC, encoded by a neighboring gene, is a DDE family transposase.), which yields MISLPAGSRIWLVAGITDMRNGFNGLASKVQNVLKDDPFSGHLFIFRGRRGDQIKVLWADSDGLCLFTKRLERGRFVWPVTRDGKVHLTPAQLSMLPEGINWKHPKRTERAGIRI from the coding sequence ATGATATCTCTCCCTGCCGGTTCGCGTATCTGGCTGGTTGCCGGTATCACCGACATGCGGAATGGCTTTAACGGCCTGGCATCAAAAGTTCAGAACGTCCTGAAGGATGACCCGTTCTCCGGACACCTGTTCATCTTCCGCGGACGCCGGGGTGACCAGATAAAAGTGTTGTGGGCTGACAGTGACGGACTGTGCCTCTTCACCAAACGCCTGGAGCGGGGCCGCTTCGTCTGGCCAGTCACCCGTGACGGCAAGGTGCACCTTACTCCGGCTCAGTTATCCATGCTTCCTGAAGGTATCAACTGGAAGCACCCGAAACGAACGGAACGCGCTGGAATCCGCATATAA